A genomic window from Hydrogenobacter sp. includes:
- the uvrC gene encoding excinuclease ABC subunit UvrC: MITQEVIQSAPEKTGVYIFKKSDKVIYIGKAKNIRERLLQHYRLSEKDSKEKAILMDSEQIEWIITRNEFEALTLEVDLIQLHKPKYNVLHKYGGGYPLLLLTDDRFPTVKIVRGYEKGMIFGPFFSTGKARKVKKLIHKLFKLRTCDPIPVRKEPCMDYHLGLCSAPCCGYVNADEYALNVRSAISLLSGDVSSVLPDLYEAIERYSLELKFEKCAQIRDQIHALENLAKGQRVSQISLHNADIFYSMGRLLGVFLVRSSKLVDKQIILLDTESQREEVILGFYYSNPLPENLITNFDLPAEVKEWLSKRGKLRLGTITDKELESIIRENMGHHVDIKVLELEFKERLGISLPYIIEGFDVSHFYGDYIVASCVVWERGYMNKKRYRRYRIKSVNKIDDYTSLMEVLERRAKRLKSGEEVMPDAWLIDGGYGQMGVALKVKRKMALPIKIFALAKREEILLCEDGKEIHLKENPILYRVFGLIRDEAHRFALAYSRRLKLKDTTQDILNHIKGIGKVKKQIIYRNFENLYELLTAEDEKLKKLGISPQIKQDVRKYLEGD; encoded by the coding sequence ATGATAACGCAGGAAGTTATACAGTCAGCTCCCGAAAAGACGGGCGTTTACATATTTAAAAAATCCGATAAAGTTATATACATAGGGAAGGCTAAAAATATACGAGAAAGGCTACTCCAACACTACAGATTAAGTGAGAAAGATTCTAAAGAGAAAGCTATACTTATGGATTCTGAACAGATTGAGTGGATAATAACTAGAAACGAGTTTGAGGCTCTAACCTTAGAAGTTGACCTTATTCAATTGCACAAACCCAAGTATAATGTACTTCATAAATACGGTGGAGGCTATCCTCTCTTACTCTTGACAGATGATAGATTCCCAACTGTGAAGATAGTTAGAGGTTACGAAAAAGGTATGATCTTTGGACCCTTCTTCAGTACGGGTAAAGCCAGAAAGGTTAAAAAACTCATTCACAAGCTCTTCAAACTTAGAACCTGTGATCCTATTCCTGTAAGAAAAGAGCCTTGCATGGACTATCACTTGGGATTGTGTTCGGCTCCATGCTGTGGGTATGTGAACGCTGACGAATATGCACTTAACGTGAGATCGGCTATCAGTCTTCTCTCGGGCGATGTCTCTTCGGTGCTTCCGGATCTTTACGAAGCTATAGAAAGGTACTCTCTGGAGTTAAAGTTTGAAAAGTGCGCTCAAATAAGGGATCAGATCCATGCTCTTGAGAATCTCGCAAAAGGGCAACGGGTTTCTCAAATCTCTTTACACAACGCGGACATATTTTACTCAATGGGCAGACTCCTCGGTGTATTCCTTGTGAGATCCTCCAAACTTGTGGATAAACAGATCATTCTACTTGATACGGAAAGCCAAAGGGAGGAGGTGATTCTCGGCTTTTATTACTCAAACCCTCTACCTGAAAATCTCATCACAAACTTTGATCTTCCTGCCGAGGTCAAAGAGTGGCTTTCAAAGAGAGGTAAATTACGTTTAGGCACTATTACGGATAAAGAACTTGAAAGCATAATAAGGGAAAATATGGGTCATCACGTGGATATCAAGGTACTTGAACTTGAGTTTAAGGAAAGGCTCGGTATAAGCCTTCCTTATATAATAGAAGGTTTTGATGTTTCTCACTTTTACGGAGATTACATAGTAGCCTCATGTGTAGTTTGGGAAAGGGGATACATGAATAAGAAAAGGTACAGAAGATACAGAATAAAGAGTGTTAACAAGATAGATGACTACACATCTTTGATGGAGGTTCTGGAAAGAAGAGCCAAGAGGCTAAAAAGCGGTGAAGAGGTCATGCCAGATGCGTGGCTCATAGACGGAGGTTATGGTCAGATGGGGGTTGCTCTAAAAGTAAAGAGAAAGATGGCGCTTCCTATCAAGATCTTTGCACTTGCAAAGCGTGAAGAGATACTTCTGTGTGAAGATGGTAAAGAGATACATCTCAAAGAAAATCCTATACTCTATAGGGTTTTTGGTCTTATAAGGGATGAGGCTCATCGCTTTGCGTTAGCTTACAGCAGGAGATTGAAGTTAAAAGACACTACACAAGATATACTTAATCATATAAAGGGTATAGGTAAAGTCAAAAAACAGATCATATACAGAAACTTTGAAAATCTTTATGAACTCCTCACCGCTGAAGACGAGAAACTTAAGAAGCTCGGCATAAGT